From the genome of Perca flavescens isolate YP-PL-M2 chromosome 12, PFLA_1.0, whole genome shotgun sequence, one region includes:
- the wdr47a gene encoding WD repeat-containing protein 47, translating into MTAEETINVKEVEIIKVVLDFLNSRKLHISMLALEKESGVINGLYSDDMLFLRQLVLDGQWDEVLQFIQPLECMDKFDRTRFRYIILKQKFLEALCVNNAMSAEDEPQHLEFTMQEAVKCLHALEEFCPSKDDYSKLCLLLTLPRLTNHAEFKDWNPSTARVQCFEDACTMVAEFIPADRKLSEAGFKASGDRLFQLLLKGVLYECCVEFCQSRATGEAITESEVLLGVDMLCGNGCDDLDLSLLSWMQNLSHTVFSCAFEQKQLNIHVDRLVKPTKAGYDLLTPLISKLSPYPSSPLRRPQSADTYMSRSLNPALDGLSYGLSGQDKRASGGEIAPGKGVSPMSHSFANFHYPGAGGQSLTRSLMMESSDCHSIFEESPETSRTDTPVDKMMSSGGAQSLRPASAPGEDAPSAGTDDRNELRDSTEKYEEYYRQRLRVQQHLEQKQQQRQLYQQMLLEGGVQQEPPPSDMQHSLTEKFLNRSIQKLEELNVGMEDIGEEVKSLTQQCNGNGNTPASEDNNNTPSVTPGKTREGGVLSSTPQRSVGGRPVPPPDESPVNSQSEQKQKGSPQGDTPGSLSRSKEGDKPKSLFVPVHSLEDTQAIRAVAFHPSGSLYAVGSNSKTLRVCAYPETLDPSGSSPTKQPVVRFKRNKHHKGSIYCVAWSHCGQLLATGSNDKYVKVLPFSAETCNATGPDLEFSMHDGTIRDLAFMEGPESGGAILISAGAGDCNIYTTDCQRGQGLHALSGHTGHILSLYTWGGWMIASGSQDKTVRFWDLRVPSCVRVVGTAFHGSGSPVASVAVDPSGRLLATGQEDSACMLYDIRGGRIVQVYRPHSSDVRSVRFSPGAHYLLTGSYDTKVIVSNLQGDLTKPLPQTVVGEHGDKVIQCRWHTQDLSFLSSSADRTVTLWTHNP; encoded by the exons ATGACAGCGGAGGAAACCATAAATGTAAAGGAGGTGGAGATCATCAAGGTGGTCCTGGACTTTCTCAACTCCAGGAAGTTGCACATCAGCATGCTGGCTCTGGAGAAGGAGAGCGGCGTCATCAACGGGCTCTACTCAGACGACATGCTCTTCCTCAG ACAACTGGTGCTCGATGGCCAGTGGGATGAGGTCTTGCAGTTCATCCAGCCTTTGGAGTGCATGGATAAGTTTGACAGAACAAG GTTTCGTTACATCATCCTCAAGCAGAAGTTTCTGGAGGCTTTGTGTGTGAATAACGCCATGTCTGCAGAAGATGAGCCACAGCAT TTGGAGTTCACCATGCAGGAAGCAGTGAAGTGCCTCCATGCCCTGGAAGAGTTCTGTCCATCTAAAGATGACTACAGCAAACTGTGTCTGCTCCTCACACTGCCTCGCCTCACAAACCATGCAGAGTTCAAG GATTGGAACCCGAGCACGGCCAGGGTGCAGTGTTTTGAGGACGCCTGCACCATGGTGGCAGAGTTCATCCCTGCAGACAGGAAACTGAGTGAGGCTGGATTCAAGGCCAGTGGGGATCGACTATTCCAGCTGCTCCTCAAGGGAGTCCTCTATGAGTGCTGTGTGGAGTTCTGCCAG AGCAGGGCGACGGGCGAGGCGATCACGGAGAGCGAGGTCCTGCTGGGTGTGGACATGCTGTGCGGTAACGGCTGCGATGACCTGGACCTGTCTCTGCTCTCCTGGATGCAGAACCTGTCTCACACCGTCTTCTCCTGCGCCTTCGAACAGAAGCAACTCAACATCCACGTGGACCGCTTGGTCAAGCCCACAAAGGCGGGCTACGACCTCCTCACCCCGCTCATCAGCAAACTGTCTCCGTACCCCTCGTCCCCGCTGCGCCGCCCCCAGTCCGCCGATACCTACATGTCACGCTCCTTGAACCCGGCGCTGGACGGCTTGTCTTACGGGCTGTCTGGCCAGGATAAGAGAGCGAGTGGCGGGGAGATAGCGCCGGGCAAAGGGGTCTCTCCCATGTCCCACTCGTTTGCCAACTTCCACTACCCTGGAGCGGGAGGCCAGAGCCTGACCAGGAGTCTCATGATGGAGAGCTCGGACTGCCACAGCATCTTTGAGGAATCCCCTGAAAC ATCTAGGACAGACACACCCGTGGATAAGATGATGAGTTCAGGCGGAGCTCAGAGTCTTCGTCCTGCCTCCGCTCCGGGCGAGGACGCGCCATCAGCTGGCACCGACGACAGGAACGAG CTTCGCGACTCCACAGAGAAGTATGAGGAGTACTATCGGCAACGTCTTCGCGTGCAGCAGCACCTggagcagaagcagcagcagaggcagcTGTACCAGCAGATGCTGCTGGAGGGAGGGGTGCAGCAGGAACCCCCGCCTAGTGACATGCAGCACAGCCTCACAGAGAAGTTCCTCAACAG GTCCATCCAGAAGCTGGAGGAGCTTAATGTGGGGATGGAGGATATAGGGGAGGAAGTGAAGTCTCTGACCCAGCAGTGTAATGGCAACGGGAACACCCCCGCCTCTGAGGACAATAACAACACTCCATCTGTGACCCCGGGGAAGACCCGAGAGGGAGGGGTGCTCAGCAGCACCCCACAACGCAGCGTTGGGGGCCGCCCGGTCCCACCTCCCGATGAGTCCCCTGTCAACTCCCAGAG tgaGCAGAAACAGAAAGGAAGTCCACAAGGTGACACTCCAGGCTCCTTATCCCGAAGTAAAGAG GGCGACAAGCCTAAAAGCCTGTTCGTGCCAGTTCATTCTCTGGAAGATACTCAGGCCATTCGAGCTGTCGCCTTTCACCCGTCTGGATCGCTGTACGCTGTGGGATCCAACTCTAAAACTCTACGTGTCTGTGCTTATCCAGAAACATTAGACCCAAG TGGTTCAAGTCCAACAAAGCAGCCGGTCGTCCGCTTCAAGAGGAACAAACACCACAAAGGGTCCATCTACTGTGTGGCCTGGAGCCACTGTGGGCAGCTGCTGGCTACAGGCTCCAATGACAAATATGTCAAAGTCCTACCTTTCAGTGCAGAGACATGCAACGCCACAG GCCCAGACCTGGAGTTCAGCATGCACGACGGCACCATCAGAGACCTGGCCTTCATGGAGGGTCCAGAAAGTGGAGGAGCCATTTTGATCAGCGCCGGAGCTGGAGACTGTAACATCTACACCACGGACTGTCAGCGAGGACAGGGCCTGCACGCCCTTAGTGGGCACACAG GTCACATTCTGTCTCTGTATACGTGGGGAGGCTGGATGATTGCCTCTGGCTCTCAAGACAAGACGGTGCGTTTCTGGGACCTCAGGGTGCCCAGCTGTGTCCGAGTAGTGGGAACTGCCTTCCACGGCTCAG GCAGTCCTGTTGCCTCAGTAGCAGTCGATCCTAGTGGCCGTCTCCTAGCAACAGGACAGGAAGACAGCGCATGCATGCTGTATGACATCAGAGGAGGACGAATCGTCCAGGTGTACCGGCCGCACTCCAGTGATGTGCGATCGGTCCGGTTCTCCCCCGGAGCACACTACCTGCTCACTGGTTCCTACGACACAAAAGTCATAGTCTCCAACCTCCAAG gTGACCTGACCAAACCGCTGCCTCAGACCGTGGTGGGAGAGCACGGCGACAAGGTGATTCAGTGTCGATGGCACACACAAGACCTGTCCTTCCTCTCATCCTCTGCTGACCGCACTGTCACACTCTGGACACACAacccataa
- the gpsm2 gene encoding G-protein-signaling modulator 2 isoform X2 yields the protein MEVSCLELALEGERLCKVGDYRAGVSFFEAAIQVGTEDLQVLSAIYSQLGNAYFHLHDYAKALEFHRHDLTLTRTIGDLLGEAKASGNLGNTLKVLGRFDEAVVCCQRHLDIARDLNDKVGHARALYNFGNVYHAKGKSICWSGAEPGDFPEEVMMALRKAAEYYEANLAIVKELGDRAAQGRTYGNLGNTYYLLGSFRKAVASHEQRLLIAKEFGDRSAERRAYCNLGNAYIFLGEFEVAAEHYKRTLQLARQLKDRAVEAQACYSLGNTFTLLQDYERAIDYHLKHLIIAQDLNDRIGEGRACWSLGNAYTALGNHDQAMHFAEKHLEICKETGDRSGELTARMNVSDLQTVLGLSYSTNNSTISENTDIDYNLHGARPRMSRRHSMEKLELMKLTPDKINGQKWNSDILTKESKPLLAKSSSKLFFVSRLRGKKYKAGGSSKVLQDTSNTLDTTQTATQGPQKRFSPDMLGDEGFFDLLSRFQSNRMDDQRCSIQDKGSRLSLSSGPETPPRAMRKTVSESANVSGAPGRRAEESSAAGGSLPGLRLHQNSNQAVLSHLMANADSAEPDDDFFDMLVKCQGSRLDDQRCAPPPPPVRGPTIPDEDFFSLIMRSQAKRIDEQRVTLPSAANATARPSSSSSSTKH from the exons ATGGAGGTGTCCTGCCTGGAGCTGGCGTTGGAGGGTGAGCGGCTCTGTAAGGTGGGCGACTACAGAGCAGGCGTCTCCTTCTTTGAAGCTGCCATCCAGGTGGGCACAGAGGACCTGCAGGTGCTCAGTGCCATCTACAGTCAGCTGGGCAATGCCTACTTCCACCTGCATGACTACGCCAAGGCCCTAGAGTTCCACCGGCATGACCTCACCTTGACCAG GACAATCGGTGACCTGCTTGGAGAAGCCAAAGCCAGTGGAAACCTTGGCAACACATTAAAGGTGCTGGGGCGATTTGACGAGGCTGTGGTTTGCTGTCAGCGGCACTTGGACATAGCCAGAGACCTTAATGACAAG GTCGGTCATGCGCGAGCTCTGTATAACTTTGGGAACGTGTACCACGCCAAAGGCAAAAGTATCTGTTGGAGTGGAGCCGAGCCTGGAGATTTCCCAGAGGAGGTCATGATGGCACTGAGGAAGGCAGCTGAGTACTACGA GGCAAACTTGGCGATAGTGAAGGAGCTTGGAGATCGTGCTGCTCAGGGTCGAACCTATGGTAACCTCGGCAACACCTACTACTTGTTGGGAAGCTTCCGCAAAGCGGTAGCTTCTCACGAACAG CGCTTGCTCATAGCTAAGGAGTTTGGCGACCGCTCGGCAGAAAGACGGGCTTACTGCAACCTGGGGAACGCCTATATCTTTCTGGGGGAATTCGAAGTGGCTGCTGAACATTACAA GAGGACACTGCAGCTGGCCAGGCAGTTGAAGGATCGCGCTGTGGAGGCCCAGGCCTGCTACAGTCTGGGCAACACCTTCACACTTCTGCAGGATTATGAGAGAGCCATAGACTACCACCTCAAACACCTCATCATAGCCCAGGACCTCAatgacag GATTGGCGAGGGTCGTGCATGCTGGAGTCTTGGAAATGCTTACACTGCACTGGGGAACCATGACCAAGCCATGCATTTTGCTGAGAAACACCTGGAGATCTGCAAAGAG ACTGGAGACAGAAGCGGGGAGCTGACGGCTCGTATGAACGTGTCTGATCTCCAGACGGTTCTGGGTCTAAGTTACAGCACAAATAACTCCACTATTTCAGAGAATACGGACATAGACTACAACCTGCACG GAGCGAGGCCCAGGATGAGCAGAAGACACAGCATGGAGAAGCTGGAGCTGATGAAACTCACTCCAGACAAGATAAAT GGTCAGAAGTGGAACAGTGACATCCTGACCAAAGAGTCGAAACCCTTGCTGGCTAAGAGCTCCTCCAAGCTGTTCTTTGTCAGCCGTCTGCGTGGGAAGAAGTACAAGGCTGGCGGCTCCAGTAAGGTCCTCCAGGACACCAGCAACACTCTGGACACCACCCAGACGGCCACACAGGGACCACAGAAG CGATTCAGTCCTGACATGCTCGGAGACGAGGGCTTCTTTGACCTGCTGAGCCGTTTCCAGAGCAACCGTATGGATGACCAACGCTGTTCAATACAGGATAAGGGCAGCAGGTTATCATTAAGCAGTGGTCCAGAAACGCCACCCAGAGCCATGAGGAAAA CTGTATCCGAGTCCGCCAACGTCTCTGGCGCCCCAGGCCGGCGGGCGGAGGAGTCGTCGGCAGCGGGGGGAAGCCTGCCCGGCCTCAGACTCCATCAAAACAGCAACCAGGCCGTGCTCAGCCACCTGATGGCCAACGCTGACAGCGCTGAGCCCGACGACGACTTCTTCGATATGCTCGTCAAGTGCCAG GGGTCCCGTTTAGATGACCAGCGCTgtgcccctccccctcctccggTCCGGGGGCCCACTATACCAGACGAGGACTTCTTCAGCCTCATCATGCGCTCTCAGGCCAAACGAATAGACGAGCAACGGGTCACCCTGCCTTCTGCAGCAAATGCAACAGCCAGGCCtagctccagctccagctcaACTAAGCACTAA
- the gpsm2 gene encoding G-protein-signaling modulator 2 isoform X1, whose protein sequence is MDTSGSVVSTGTEEQSFHVRYRMEVSCLELALEGERLCKVGDYRAGVSFFEAAIQVGTEDLQVLSAIYSQLGNAYFHLHDYAKALEFHRHDLTLTRTIGDLLGEAKASGNLGNTLKVLGRFDEAVVCCQRHLDIARDLNDKVGHARALYNFGNVYHAKGKSICWSGAEPGDFPEEVMMALRKAAEYYEANLAIVKELGDRAAQGRTYGNLGNTYYLLGSFRKAVASHEQRLLIAKEFGDRSAERRAYCNLGNAYIFLGEFEVAAEHYKRTLQLARQLKDRAVEAQACYSLGNTFTLLQDYERAIDYHLKHLIIAQDLNDRIGEGRACWSLGNAYTALGNHDQAMHFAEKHLEICKETGDRSGELTARMNVSDLQTVLGLSYSTNNSTISENTDIDYNLHGARPRMSRRHSMEKLELMKLTPDKINGQKWNSDILTKESKPLLAKSSSKLFFVSRLRGKKYKAGGSSKVLQDTSNTLDTTQTATQGPQKRFSPDMLGDEGFFDLLSRFQSNRMDDQRCSIQDKGSRLSLSSGPETPPRAMRKTVSESANVSGAPGRRAEESSAAGGSLPGLRLHQNSNQAVLSHLMANADSAEPDDDFFDMLVKCQGSRLDDQRCAPPPPPVRGPTIPDEDFFSLIMRSQAKRIDEQRVTLPSAANATARPSSSSSSTKH, encoded by the exons ATGGATAccagtggctcagtggttagcacggGAACTGAGGAGCAGTCCTTTCATGTCCGCTACAG GATGGAGGTGTCCTGCCTGGAGCTGGCGTTGGAGGGTGAGCGGCTCTGTAAGGTGGGCGACTACAGAGCAGGCGTCTCCTTCTTTGAAGCTGCCATCCAGGTGGGCACAGAGGACCTGCAGGTGCTCAGTGCCATCTACAGTCAGCTGGGCAATGCCTACTTCCACCTGCATGACTACGCCAAGGCCCTAGAGTTCCACCGGCATGACCTCACCTTGACCAG GACAATCGGTGACCTGCTTGGAGAAGCCAAAGCCAGTGGAAACCTTGGCAACACATTAAAGGTGCTGGGGCGATTTGACGAGGCTGTGGTTTGCTGTCAGCGGCACTTGGACATAGCCAGAGACCTTAATGACAAG GTCGGTCATGCGCGAGCTCTGTATAACTTTGGGAACGTGTACCACGCCAAAGGCAAAAGTATCTGTTGGAGTGGAGCCGAGCCTGGAGATTTCCCAGAGGAGGTCATGATGGCACTGAGGAAGGCAGCTGAGTACTACGA GGCAAACTTGGCGATAGTGAAGGAGCTTGGAGATCGTGCTGCTCAGGGTCGAACCTATGGTAACCTCGGCAACACCTACTACTTGTTGGGAAGCTTCCGCAAAGCGGTAGCTTCTCACGAACAG CGCTTGCTCATAGCTAAGGAGTTTGGCGACCGCTCGGCAGAAAGACGGGCTTACTGCAACCTGGGGAACGCCTATATCTTTCTGGGGGAATTCGAAGTGGCTGCTGAACATTACAA GAGGACACTGCAGCTGGCCAGGCAGTTGAAGGATCGCGCTGTGGAGGCCCAGGCCTGCTACAGTCTGGGCAACACCTTCACACTTCTGCAGGATTATGAGAGAGCCATAGACTACCACCTCAAACACCTCATCATAGCCCAGGACCTCAatgacag GATTGGCGAGGGTCGTGCATGCTGGAGTCTTGGAAATGCTTACACTGCACTGGGGAACCATGACCAAGCCATGCATTTTGCTGAGAAACACCTGGAGATCTGCAAAGAG ACTGGAGACAGAAGCGGGGAGCTGACGGCTCGTATGAACGTGTCTGATCTCCAGACGGTTCTGGGTCTAAGTTACAGCACAAATAACTCCACTATTTCAGAGAATACGGACATAGACTACAACCTGCACG GAGCGAGGCCCAGGATGAGCAGAAGACACAGCATGGAGAAGCTGGAGCTGATGAAACTCACTCCAGACAAGATAAAT GGTCAGAAGTGGAACAGTGACATCCTGACCAAAGAGTCGAAACCCTTGCTGGCTAAGAGCTCCTCCAAGCTGTTCTTTGTCAGCCGTCTGCGTGGGAAGAAGTACAAGGCTGGCGGCTCCAGTAAGGTCCTCCAGGACACCAGCAACACTCTGGACACCACCCAGACGGCCACACAGGGACCACAGAAG CGATTCAGTCCTGACATGCTCGGAGACGAGGGCTTCTTTGACCTGCTGAGCCGTTTCCAGAGCAACCGTATGGATGACCAACGCTGTTCAATACAGGATAAGGGCAGCAGGTTATCATTAAGCAGTGGTCCAGAAACGCCACCCAGAGCCATGAGGAAAA CTGTATCCGAGTCCGCCAACGTCTCTGGCGCCCCAGGCCGGCGGGCGGAGGAGTCGTCGGCAGCGGGGGGAAGCCTGCCCGGCCTCAGACTCCATCAAAACAGCAACCAGGCCGTGCTCAGCCACCTGATGGCCAACGCTGACAGCGCTGAGCCCGACGACGACTTCTTCGATATGCTCGTCAAGTGCCAG GGGTCCCGTTTAGATGACCAGCGCTgtgcccctccccctcctccggTCCGGGGGCCCACTATACCAGACGAGGACTTCTTCAGCCTCATCATGCGCTCTCAGGCCAAACGAATAGACGAGCAACGGGTCACCCTGCCTTCTGCAGCAAATGCAACAGCCAGGCCtagctccagctccagctcaACTAAGCACTAA
- the gpsm2 gene encoding G-protein-signaling modulator 2 isoform X3, translating into MDTSGSVVSTGTEEQSFHVRYRMEVSCLELALEGERLCKVGDYRAGVSFFEAAIQVGTEDLQVLSAIYSQLGNAYFHLHDYAKALEFHRHDLTLTRTIGDLLGEAKASGNLGNTLKVLGRFDEAVVCCQRHLDIARDLNDKVGHARALYNFGNVYHAKGKSICWSGAEPGDFPEEVMMALRKAAEYYEANLAIVKELGDRAAQGRTYGNLGNTYYLLGSFRKAVASHEQRLLIAKEFGDRSAERRAYCNLGNAYIFLGEFEVAAEHYKRTLQLARQLKDRAVEAQACYSLGNTFTLLQDYERAIDYHLKHLIIAQDLNDRIGEGRACWSLGNAYTALGNHDQAMHFAEKHLEICKETGDRSGELTARMNVSDLQTVLGLSYSTNNSTISENTDIDYNLHGARPRMSRRHSMEKLELMKLTPDKINGQKWNSDILTKESKPLLAKSSSKLFFVSRLRGKKYKAGGSSKVLQDTSNTLDTTQTATQGPQKRFSPDMLGDEGFFDLLSRFQSNRMDDQRCSIQDKGSRLSLSSGPETPPRAMRKTVSESANVSGAPGRRAEESSAAGGSLPGLRLHQNSNQAVLSHLMANADSAEPDDDFFDMLVKCQAEEYFSFWPPWIKGV; encoded by the exons ATGGATAccagtggctcagtggttagcacggGAACTGAGGAGCAGTCCTTTCATGTCCGCTACAG GATGGAGGTGTCCTGCCTGGAGCTGGCGTTGGAGGGTGAGCGGCTCTGTAAGGTGGGCGACTACAGAGCAGGCGTCTCCTTCTTTGAAGCTGCCATCCAGGTGGGCACAGAGGACCTGCAGGTGCTCAGTGCCATCTACAGTCAGCTGGGCAATGCCTACTTCCACCTGCATGACTACGCCAAGGCCCTAGAGTTCCACCGGCATGACCTCACCTTGACCAG GACAATCGGTGACCTGCTTGGAGAAGCCAAAGCCAGTGGAAACCTTGGCAACACATTAAAGGTGCTGGGGCGATTTGACGAGGCTGTGGTTTGCTGTCAGCGGCACTTGGACATAGCCAGAGACCTTAATGACAAG GTCGGTCATGCGCGAGCTCTGTATAACTTTGGGAACGTGTACCACGCCAAAGGCAAAAGTATCTGTTGGAGTGGAGCCGAGCCTGGAGATTTCCCAGAGGAGGTCATGATGGCACTGAGGAAGGCAGCTGAGTACTACGA GGCAAACTTGGCGATAGTGAAGGAGCTTGGAGATCGTGCTGCTCAGGGTCGAACCTATGGTAACCTCGGCAACACCTACTACTTGTTGGGAAGCTTCCGCAAAGCGGTAGCTTCTCACGAACAG CGCTTGCTCATAGCTAAGGAGTTTGGCGACCGCTCGGCAGAAAGACGGGCTTACTGCAACCTGGGGAACGCCTATATCTTTCTGGGGGAATTCGAAGTGGCTGCTGAACATTACAA GAGGACACTGCAGCTGGCCAGGCAGTTGAAGGATCGCGCTGTGGAGGCCCAGGCCTGCTACAGTCTGGGCAACACCTTCACACTTCTGCAGGATTATGAGAGAGCCATAGACTACCACCTCAAACACCTCATCATAGCCCAGGACCTCAatgacag GATTGGCGAGGGTCGTGCATGCTGGAGTCTTGGAAATGCTTACACTGCACTGGGGAACCATGACCAAGCCATGCATTTTGCTGAGAAACACCTGGAGATCTGCAAAGAG ACTGGAGACAGAAGCGGGGAGCTGACGGCTCGTATGAACGTGTCTGATCTCCAGACGGTTCTGGGTCTAAGTTACAGCACAAATAACTCCACTATTTCAGAGAATACGGACATAGACTACAACCTGCACG GAGCGAGGCCCAGGATGAGCAGAAGACACAGCATGGAGAAGCTGGAGCTGATGAAACTCACTCCAGACAAGATAAAT GGTCAGAAGTGGAACAGTGACATCCTGACCAAAGAGTCGAAACCCTTGCTGGCTAAGAGCTCCTCCAAGCTGTTCTTTGTCAGCCGTCTGCGTGGGAAGAAGTACAAGGCTGGCGGCTCCAGTAAGGTCCTCCAGGACACCAGCAACACTCTGGACACCACCCAGACGGCCACACAGGGACCACAGAAG CGATTCAGTCCTGACATGCTCGGAGACGAGGGCTTCTTTGACCTGCTGAGCCGTTTCCAGAGCAACCGTATGGATGACCAACGCTGTTCAATACAGGATAAGGGCAGCAGGTTATCATTAAGCAGTGGTCCAGAAACGCCACCCAGAGCCATGAGGAAAA CTGTATCCGAGTCCGCCAACGTCTCTGGCGCCCCAGGCCGGCGGGCGGAGGAGTCGTCGGCAGCGGGGGGAAGCCTGCCCGGCCTCAGACTCCATCAAAACAGCAACCAGGCCGTGCTCAGCCACCTGATGGCCAACGCTGACAGCGCTGAGCCCGACGACGACTTCTTCGATATGCTCGTCAAGTGCCAG GCAGAGGAGTACTTCAGCTTTTGGCCTCCATGGATCAAGGGAGTCTAG